A window of the Desulfobacula toluolica Tol2 genome harbors these coding sequences:
- a CDS encoding PepSY domain-containing protein, which translates to MKHPRLKLFNVTLFCFLCMMPVATLASVDLPGHLQDKIEQVFPGAKITKTEEERYQGQAITEVELVAKDGTPYEVYLSKDGKVLKIEKEDEGFLWFK; encoded by the coding sequence ATGAAACATCCCAGGTTGAAATTGTTCAATGTAACACTTTTTTGCTTTTTATGCATGATGCCGGTGGCAACACTGGCATCTGTTGATTTGCCGGGACACCTTCAGGACAAGATAGAGCAGGTGTTTCCCGGCGCCAAAATCACGAAGACAGAAGAAGAAAGATATCAGGGCCAGGCAATAACGGAAGTTGAACTAGTGGCCAAGGATGGGACGCCTTATGAGGTCTATCTTTCAAAAGACGGCAAAGTGCTCAAGATCGAAAAAGAAGATGAGGGGTTCCTCTGGTTTAAATAA
- a CDS encoding efflux RND transporter periplasmic adaptor subunit, whose translation MKIFNIRMLLPALVLLIGCTLTTLMIAFEEEEPMMAASIPPMSVETIYARVQDYQIQIPAWGFIQPEEIINIRVEVPGKIKVVSDYIFNGAHVKKGDLLFTIDDQNYKNSLARATAAKDIELQALEIEKGRQAIAKAEWGLLEESRRQGAKNNSLALRKPQLKEREAAVRIAAAKEGQARLDLERTRIHSPCNGIILSEDIASGRILDNGDIGLTIACTDNYQINALFSAGYSIIPESDRVKITTRSEKYEGIIKSVFSHIHPQTRQRQVLVQFKGRQVTIGEYARLLLPGPFFEKAMLLPEKALRPEKTVWVLDKDNKLDVRTVTILARDMENLVIGSGITLYDKIIITHISSPLKGMILSELSDKVAKYQHSITPGEPEK comes from the coding sequence ATGAAAATTTTTAACATACGAATGTTGCTTCCCGCTCTGGTTTTATTGATCGGATGCACACTCACCACCCTGATGATTGCCTTTGAAGAAGAGGAACCGATGATGGCCGCTTCCATACCCCCCATGTCCGTTGAAACAATATATGCCAGAGTACAGGATTATCAGATCCAGATACCTGCCTGGGGGTTTATCCAACCGGAAGAAATCATCAATATCCGTGTCGAAGTACCTGGAAAGATTAAAGTGGTATCGGATTATATTTTCAATGGCGCCCATGTAAAAAAGGGGGATCTGCTGTTCACGATTGATGACCAAAATTATAAGAATTCATTGGCCCGGGCAACGGCTGCCAAGGATATTGAATTACAGGCGCTTGAGATCGAAAAAGGCCGTCAGGCAATTGCTAAGGCTGAATGGGGCCTGCTGGAAGAATCCAGACGGCAGGGTGCTAAAAACAACTCTCTGGCCCTGCGCAAGCCTCAACTCAAAGAAAGGGAAGCCGCAGTGCGGATCGCTGCCGCAAAAGAAGGTCAAGCCAGGCTTGATCTTGAACGCACACGAATCCATTCGCCCTGTAACGGTATTATTCTTTCCGAAGATATTGCCAGTGGTCGTATACTGGACAACGGAGATATTGGATTAACCATCGCCTGCACGGATAATTACCAGATAAACGCCCTGTTTTCTGCCGGATATTCAATTATCCCTGAATCAGACCGTGTCAAGATCACCACCCGTTCGGAAAAGTATGAGGGGATTATCAAGTCGGTCTTTTCTCATATACATCCGCAGACCCGCCAAAGGCAGGTACTTGTGCAGTTCAAGGGCAGGCAGGTCACCATTGGGGAATATGCAAGACTATTGCTTCCCGGTCCTTTTTTTGAAAAGGCAATGCTGCTCCCTGAAAAAGCACTTCGTCCGGAAAAAACAGTTTGGGTGCTGGATAAAGACAACAAACTGGATGTCAGAACCGTGACGATTCTTGCCAGGGATATGGAAAACCTGGTGATCGGTAGCGGTATCACATTGTATGACAAAATTATTATCACCCATATCTCAAGCCCGCTGAAAGGAATGATTCTGTCTGAGTTGTCTGATAAAGTGGCGAAATATCAACATTCAATTACACCTGGAGAGCCAGAAAAATGA
- a CDS encoding dihydroorotase, giving the protein MQILIKGARVLDPGKIDEKKDILIKNNLIEAIIDPIVDPTIDQIADLDENKTESGINVIDATGMIVVPGLIDIHVHLREPGQEYKENIETGLAAAARGGFAAVCSMPNTIPVNDNRQVTQFIIHRANELGLSKVYPTGAITQGSMGNTLAEIYDMKKAGIVAVTDDGKPVENSNLMRRALEYCKGLDMPVFVHAEDLSIVDGGSMNEGPFATAWGIKGIPNAAETIMVVRDIALCELTGAWVHFCHISTRESVEAIRQAKKRGARVTCETAPHYFTLTDEDVKDYNTNFKMNPPLRSEEDRQAVIQGLSDGTIDVIASDHAPHSVMEKDVEFDMAAFGIVGLETSLSLSLKLVNNGVLTLEALVNKMAKTPAKIIGLNNDIKPGNLADLTIIDPDHAYEIDPETFKSKSRNTPFSGLKVKGSAFLTMVNGRVVYQRD; this is encoded by the coding sequence ATGCAGATTCTGATTAAAGGGGCACGGGTTCTTGATCCGGGAAAGATAGATGAGAAAAAAGATATTCTCATTAAAAATAATCTTATTGAAGCTATTATTGATCCTATTGTTGACCCGACTATTGATCAGATTGCAGATTTGGATGAAAATAAAACCGAATCTGGTATTAACGTAATAGATGCTACAGGAATGATCGTGGTTCCCGGATTAATTGATATTCATGTCCATTTGAGAGAGCCGGGGCAAGAATATAAGGAAAACATTGAGACAGGTCTTGCTGCTGCTGCCAGGGGAGGTTTTGCAGCAGTGTGTTCCATGCCCAATACAATCCCTGTTAACGATAACAGACAAGTGACACAATTTATTATCCATCGTGCAAATGAATTGGGGCTTTCAAAAGTATATCCCACCGGGGCTATAACTCAGGGTTCAATGGGAAACACCCTTGCTGAAATATATGATATGAAAAAGGCTGGTATTGTTGCGGTCACTGATGATGGAAAACCAGTGGAAAATTCCAATCTGATGAGGCGGGCTCTGGAATATTGCAAGGGTTTGGACATGCCGGTTTTTGTCCATGCGGAAGATTTAAGCATTGTAGACGGCGGCTCGATGAATGAAGGCCCGTTTGCCACAGCCTGGGGCATAAAAGGAATTCCCAACGCAGCAGAGACGATTATGGTTGTAAGAGATATAGCGCTTTGTGAACTTACAGGCGCATGGGTTCATTTCTGCCATATCAGCACCAGAGAGTCGGTGGAAGCCATCAGGCAGGCAAAAAAACGAGGGGCAAGGGTTACTTGTGAGACAGCACCCCATTATTTTACGCTGACAGATGAGGATGTGAAAGATTATAATACTAATTTTAAAATGAATCCACCCTTGCGCTCAGAAGAAGACAGGCAGGCCGTTATCCAGGGGCTGTCAGATGGGACAATTGATGTGATCGCATCAGATCATGCCCCTCACAGCGTGATGGAAAAAGATGTGGAATTTGACATGGCAGCTTTTGGTATTGTCGGATTGGAAACCTCATTGTCTTTGTCATTAAAACTGGTTAATAACGGAGTTTTAACACTTGAGGCGCTTGTCAATAAAATGGCAAAGACCCCGGCAAAAATTATTGGTCTTAATAATGACATCAAGCCTGGAAATCTTGCAGATTTGACCATTATAGATCCTGATCATGCCTATGAAATTGATCCTGAAACATTTAAATCCAAAAGCCGAAATACCCCTTTTTCCGGACTTAAGGTCAAGGGCAGTGCATTTTTAACCATGGTCAATGGCAGGGTTGTGTATCAAAGGGATTAA
- a CDS encoding aspartate carbamoyltransferase catalytic subunit: MQFTKKDVLDIESLEPSEISLILDTARGMKEISERPVKKVPTLRGKTIVLFFQEPSTRTKLSFDTAAKRLSADSISISKSSSSIVKGETLIDTAKNLEAMKPDVIVLRHPSSGAPHLISKYVNASVINAGDGIHAHPSQALLDMMSVREKKGKIEGLKISIIGDIAHSRVARSDIIGFSKMGATVSICAPETMIPMGIEKLGCTVSPNIETCVEGADVVMMLRIQKERQGNILFPTEREYAALFGLNKTRLALAKKDVIVMHPGPMNRGVEISSDVADGQCSVILEQVTNGVALRMALFYLVAGGNRHADSD; this comes from the coding sequence ATGCAGTTTACAAAAAAGGATGTTCTGGATATCGAATCTCTTGAACCTTCCGAAATTTCATTGATCCTTGATACAGCCCGAGGCATGAAAGAAATTTCAGAACGGCCTGTTAAAAAAGTACCCACATTAAGAGGAAAAACCATTGTCCTTTTTTTTCAGGAACCTTCGACAAGAACAAAACTTTCCTTTGACACGGCAGCCAAAAGGCTTTCCGCAGACAGTATTTCCATTTCAAAGAGTTCATCGAGTATCGTTAAAGGCGAAACCTTAATTGATACAGCTAAAAACCTGGAAGCCATGAAACCGGACGTTATTGTCCTGCGTCATCCATCATCCGGAGCGCCTCATTTGATTTCAAAATATGTCAATGCTTCTGTGATTAATGCAGGAGATGGAATCCATGCACACCCCTCCCAAGCGCTGTTGGATATGATGAGTGTCCGGGAAAAAAAAGGAAAAATAGAAGGGTTAAAGATTTCTATTATAGGGGATATTGCCCACTCAAGAGTGGCAAGATCAGATATTATCGGTTTTTCAAAAATGGGCGCAACGGTTTCCATCTGTGCGCCTGAAACCATGATTCCCATGGGAATAGAAAAATTAGGATGCACAGTATCACCTAATATCGAAACCTGTGTTGAGGGGGCTGATGTGGTTATGATGCTCCGGATTCAAAAAGAAAGACAGGGAAACATACTTTTCCCTACGGAAAGGGAATATGCAGCGCTTTTCGGGCTGAATAAGACCCGACTGGCTCTGGCAAAAAAAGATGTCATTGTCATGCATCCAGGACCCATGAACAGGGGTGTTGAAATATCAAGTGATGTTGCAGATGGTCAGTGTTCTGTTATTTTAGAGCAGGTCACCAATGGGGTTGCTTTGAGGATGGCATTATTTTATCTGGTAGCAGGAGGTAACAGGCATGCAGATTCTGATTAA
- a CDS encoding efflux RND transporter permease subunit has translation MKAFLNFILKRTAFANTIMVVIMIGGALSAMTIRQELMPAQETRMVELSVDLPGASPEEMNTSILMVIENAVRGMDGIKRVDSRAREGGATITLTLLEHVNTQKMLGDIKNAVDRIETLPEDAEKPVISIPSHVEKALSIIVFGDQPVMWLQKNAETVRDDLRTLKGLKNVELAFPREQEISIELSEHTLRQYGLTLSDVAEKIKQSSPNLPGGTLFTNEVDITLRTSERREWASQFEGVVIGRTTEGIPIHLSDIATLKDGFGVSEIESWFNGLPAVQIDVYAVGDESPISVEAAVQEYIETIVPKKFNGIQVVIFENQASAYRSRMALLIDNALIGLALVLITLGLFLTPSLAFWVMVGIPTSLLGGLVLLPVFGGSLNMLSLFAFIVTIGVVVDDAIMIGEAIHVQLKNGLPPLKAAAQGLEEMGGAVLLATSTTIIAFMPMFFVPGEMGVLFYQIPAVVIAVLLVSLFESVFILSAHLSVGHPEWSWLKTLARPQQMVNAWLEHFIENRFRPFIQTSLRNTGTLFAMAFVLLLLTIGAIAAEYLDFDFTPTIESDTVIAQATLPYGTPKKQSIKIQKQLVEAANTVLKENNMKSPGVFSLIGTRLEEGEVEVESLAGFHYISVLMALPPEEERILSGRQFAAAWQQAFGDPGELESLNFTGETNVTGGEPIMLEVFHPDPEVSRSAALSLGRRLRTISGLTSIDDGVRAGKPELTIRLKESGQQMGFSAEMVALQIRHRYHGAEALRFVRDGSEVKTMVRLTQAERNSISSLQDIQLRSTSGKLVNLKEVADITQDRSYTSLARRDGKRIYPVTADIGFGIDDDLVEDALEEAIVPQVLSDFPGVSIHFGGEDEENDEALGSLGNGFLIILGIIFLVLTFYFNSFTQPVMVLSTIPFSLIGAIWGHIILGCDLSIVSVIGIIAMAGVVVNDSLVLVTTYNRYQASGQPPFKAIVDAACHRFRPILLTTLTTFFGLVPLLTEASEQAQFLIPAAISISFGLVFGTVITLVMMPGFLWLFEKKQPKISNTDFLIKRLFIN, from the coding sequence ATGAAGGCTTTTTTAAATTTTATTTTAAAACGGACGGCTTTTGCAAATACCATCATGGTAGTGATCATGATTGGAGGGGCGCTCAGCGCCATGACCATCCGTCAGGAATTGATGCCGGCACAGGAAACCCGAATGGTAGAACTCAGCGTAGATCTGCCCGGTGCCTCCCCGGAGGAGATGAATACGTCCATCCTGATGGTCATCGAGAATGCTGTGCGCGGAATGGACGGCATCAAACGGGTGGATTCCAGGGCACGTGAGGGGGGGGCAACCATAACACTCACGTTGCTGGAACATGTTAATACGCAAAAGATGCTGGGGGATATCAAAAATGCTGTCGACCGGATTGAGACCCTGCCTGAAGATGCCGAAAAACCCGTGATCAGTATTCCATCTCATGTTGAAAAAGCGCTTTCCATTATTGTCTTCGGCGATCAGCCTGTTATGTGGCTTCAAAAAAATGCAGAAACCGTTCGTGACGATCTGCGTACATTAAAGGGCCTGAAAAATGTGGAACTTGCGTTCCCCCGGGAACAGGAAATTTCCATTGAATTATCAGAGCACACGTTGCGGCAATACGGGCTGACACTTTCTGATGTGGCTGAAAAAATCAAACAAAGTTCTCCCAACCTGCCCGGCGGCACCCTTTTCACCAATGAAGTGGATATTACACTGCGCACGTCGGAACGCCGGGAGTGGGCATCGCAATTTGAAGGTGTTGTGATTGGCCGGACAACCGAAGGCATACCGATTCATTTATCTGATATCGCCACACTGAAAGACGGATTTGGCGTGTCTGAAATTGAGTCCTGGTTTAACGGGTTGCCAGCGGTTCAGATTGATGTTTATGCAGTGGGAGATGAATCCCCGATATCAGTTGAAGCCGCAGTTCAGGAATATATTGAAACTATTGTGCCTAAAAAATTCAATGGGATCCAGGTCGTCATCTTTGAGAATCAGGCATCTGCCTATCGTAGCCGGATGGCATTGCTCATAGACAATGCACTGATCGGTCTGGCCCTGGTTCTCATAACCTTGGGGCTTTTTTTAACCCCCAGCCTTGCTTTCTGGGTGATGGTCGGTATTCCCACATCCCTGCTCGGAGGGCTTGTTCTGCTGCCTGTTTTTGGCGGTTCACTTAATATGCTGTCGCTTTTTGCATTTATCGTAACCATTGGGGTCGTGGTGGATGATGCCATCATGATCGGAGAAGCCATCCATGTTCAGCTTAAAAACGGTTTGCCTCCTCTGAAAGCAGCTGCCCAGGGGCTCGAGGAAATGGGAGGGGCTGTGCTGCTTGCCACTTCAACCACGATTATTGCATTTATGCCCATGTTTTTTGTTCCAGGTGAAATGGGTGTTCTTTTCTATCAAATCCCAGCTGTTGTGATTGCGGTTCTTCTGGTTTCCCTGTTTGAATCCGTATTCATACTCAGCGCACATCTTTCCGTGGGACACCCGGAATGGTCGTGGCTGAAAACCCTGGCACGACCTCAGCAGATGGTAAATGCCTGGCTGGAACATTTTATTGAAAACAGATTCCGGCCCTTTATCCAGACCAGCCTGAGGAATACAGGCACCCTGTTTGCCATGGCATTTGTTCTGCTGCTGCTCACCATAGGTGCCATTGCTGCAGAATATCTTGATTTTGATTTCACACCGACAATCGAATCAGATACGGTCATTGCCCAGGCAACATTGCCATATGGAACACCTAAAAAACAATCCATCAAAATTCAGAAGCAACTGGTAGAGGCAGCAAACACCGTTCTAAAAGAGAACAACATGAAATCCCCCGGGGTGTTTTCGCTTATCGGCACAAGACTTGAAGAGGGTGAGGTGGAAGTTGAATCCCTTGCCGGATTCCACTATATTTCTGTTTTGATGGCACTTCCGCCGGAAGAGGAGCGGATTTTGAGCGGAAGGCAGTTTGCCGCCGCCTGGCAGCAGGCATTTGGTGACCCCGGTGAATTGGAATCCTTGAATTTTACGGGTGAAACAAATGTTACCGGTGGTGAACCGATCATGCTGGAAGTCTTTCACCCGGATCCGGAAGTGTCACGCAGCGCAGCCCTTTCCCTGGGCCGGAGACTGAGAACCATTTCAGGACTGACATCAATAGATGACGGTGTCAGGGCCGGCAAACCGGAATTGACAATACGGCTTAAAGAGTCCGGCCAGCAAATGGGGTTTTCCGCAGAAATGGTGGCCCTGCAGATTCGTCACAGATACCATGGTGCCGAGGCGCTCAGATTTGTGAGGGACGGCAGTGAGGTAAAAACCATGGTTCGGTTAACTCAGGCGGAACGAAACAGTATAAGCTCGCTGCAGGATATTCAACTCAGATCCACTTCAGGAAAACTGGTAAACCTCAAGGAAGTTGCTGACATCACCCAGGACCGCTCTTATACAAGCCTTGCCCGGCGGGATGGGAAACGGATTTATCCGGTGACTGCAGACATCGGATTCGGCATTGATGATGATCTTGTGGAAGATGCGCTGGAGGAAGCCATTGTACCGCAGGTATTGTCGGATTTTCCAGGTGTTTCAATACACTTTGGTGGAGAGGATGAGGAAAATGATGAAGCCTTAGGATCCCTGGGCAATGGGTTTTTAATTATCCTGGGTATCATCTTTCTTGTGCTGACCTTTTATTTTAATTCCTTTACCCAGCCTGTCATGGTTTTATCAACAATCCCATTCAGCCTTATTGGTGCGATATGGGGTCATATTATCCTTGGTTGCGATCTGTCCATTGTGTCCGTCATCGGCATCATTGCCATGGCCGGTGTGGTGGTAAATGATTCACTGGTGCTGGTGACAACATATAACCGGTACCAGGCATCTGGACAGCCCCCGTTTAAGGCCATTGTGGACGCTGCCTGTCATCGTTTCCGCCCGATTCTGCTCACTACTCTGACCACCTTTTTCGGTCTGGTACCGCTGTTGACGGAGGCTTCAGAACAAGCACAATTCCTGATCCCGGCGGCGATATCCATTAGTTTTGGCCTTGTATTCGGAACCGTTATCACCCTGGTCATGATGCCGGGTTTTCTCTGGCTGTTTGAAAAAAAACAGCCAAAGATAAGCAATACAGATTTTTTAATAAAAAGGCTGTTCATTAACTGA
- a CDS encoding sigma-54-dependent transcriptional regulator encodes MNKKTHHILVVDDEISMREFLDVLLSKEGYKVSDAGSGKQAIKMIQKNGYDLVLSDIRLGDMVGLDVLKEAKKKNPDTVVIMISAYSTTEIAVEAMNEGAYDFVPKPFDNTELKHTIQKALELKTIDQEKDRTSSELRDNMHFDRIIGKSPGMMAIYKRIEQISSTKTNVLITGESGTGKELIARAIHENSDRKNNPFVVVNCGGIPDTLIESEFFGHVKGSFTGAVNDKQGLFEAANLGTIFLDEIGELSPILQVKLLRAVQETSFKPVGGTKDIDVDVRIISATNKKLEQEVIDGNFREDLFFRLNVIPIKVPPLRDRKGDVALLAKHFAGKYSKKMKKDIVKLSSYAIDFLNSYSFPGNVRELENLIERSVALSSTNIILPESLTISMHKKRRWVEGIKGQRFDLDDVEQGVDLDKILSTIEKSYLKKAMELAGGNKSKGAEYLNLSLRSMRYRLDKIEDE; translated from the coding sequence ATGAATAAAAAGACACATCATATACTTGTGGTTGATGATGAAATAAGCATGCGAGAGTTTCTTGATGTTTTATTATCCAAAGAAGGATATAAAGTGTCGGATGCCGGAAGCGGTAAACAAGCCATCAAGATGATTCAAAAAAATGGTTATGATCTTGTCCTGTCTGATATTCGTCTCGGAGACATGGTCGGCCTGGACGTTTTAAAAGAGGCAAAAAAGAAAAATCCGGATACGGTTGTTATCATGATATCAGCTTACTCAACCACGGAAATTGCTGTTGAGGCTATGAATGAAGGGGCTTATGATTTTGTCCCCAAACCATTTGATAACACGGAATTGAAGCATACTATCCAAAAAGCCCTTGAATTAAAAACCATTGACCAGGAAAAAGATAGGACGTCATCAGAGCTTCGGGATAATATGCATTTTGACCGGATTATCGGGAAAAGTCCCGGAATGATGGCAATTTATAAAAGAATCGAACAAATTAGCTCGACAAAAACCAATGTGTTGATCACCGGGGAAAGCGGAACAGGAAAAGAATTGATTGCAAGGGCGATTCATGAAAATTCCGATCGGAAAAATAATCCTTTTGTAGTTGTCAATTGCGGTGGTATCCCGGATACGTTGATAGAGAGTGAATTTTTTGGTCATGTTAAAGGCTCTTTTACAGGAGCCGTAAATGACAAACAGGGGCTTTTTGAGGCAGCAAATCTTGGAACTATTTTTTTAGATGAGATTGGTGAATTGTCTCCCATCTTACAGGTCAAGCTGTTGCGCGCGGTACAGGAAACCTCTTTTAAGCCTGTTGGGGGAACAAAAGACATTGATGTGGATGTCAGGATTATATCTGCTACCAACAAAAAACTTGAGCAGGAGGTTATTGACGGAAATTTCAGGGAAGATCTTTTTTTTAGGCTGAATGTTATTCCCATTAAAGTTCCGCCGTTAAGGGACAGAAAAGGGGATGTTGCGCTTTTAGCCAAGCATTTTGCTGGAAAATATTCCAAAAAAATGAAAAAGGATATTGTCAAGCTGTCTTCCTATGCCATTGATTTTTTGAATAGCTACAGCTTTCCCGGTAATGTCAGGGAGCTTGAAAATCTTATCGAACGAAGCGTTGCCCTTTCTTCCACCAATATCATCCTGCCCGAAAGCCTGACCATCTCCATGCACAAAAAACGCAGATGGGTTGAAGGGATCAAAGGTCAAAGGTTTGATCTGGATGATGTTGAGCAGGGTGTGGATCTGGATAAGATCCTGTCAACCATTGAGAAGTCTTATCTTAAAAAAGCCATGGAACTTGCCGGTGGTAACAAAAGCAAGGGTGCCGAGTATTTAAACCTCAGTTTAAGATCCATGCGTTACCGTCTTGACAAAATAGAAGACGAATAG
- a CDS encoding MipA/OmpV family protein — protein sequence MKKFGSNHLGTALFLSLYLILGVAWNAGVQELPPAVSEAIDQAFPNAIITDISKESYQGQTVTEVELVDENGNPYEVYVSNDGRILKAKREDDGLPWIGGELSIGLAVFAEKEIYKGADDEIQPAVFLRYENGPFEIMTTDAIDVSYELFDTKLFSVALRGSVLFDEGYDPDDSTYLKGMEELDTLFYTGLGFEKQFAGWEISLEVLQDVSGEHDGQEIELALEYQWSAAGFEFRPNVSLIWMSGRTVDYFYGVSSKEARADRKAYSPGSSYEIGAELMVERLIFGNFSAVGFIGISTFGGDITDSPIVDEDYSTQVGFGIMYAF from the coding sequence ATGAAAAAATTTGGATCAAACCATTTAGGTACAGCATTGTTCTTGAGTTTATATCTTATTCTGGGCGTGGCATGGAACGCCGGGGTCCAGGAGCTGCCCCCGGCCGTGAGTGAGGCGATTGATCAGGCCTTTCCCAATGCTATAATAACTGACATCAGTAAAGAATCTTACCAGGGACAGACCGTGACTGAAGTTGAACTGGTTGATGAGAACGGCAACCCGTATGAAGTATATGTCTCCAATGACGGGAGGATACTGAAAGCAAAAAGAGAAGACGACGGACTACCCTGGATAGGAGGAGAATTATCAATTGGCCTGGCTGTCTTTGCGGAAAAAGAAATTTACAAAGGCGCTGATGATGAAATTCAGCCGGCAGTGTTTTTAAGATATGAAAACGGACCGTTCGAAATAATGACAACGGACGCTATTGATGTCTCATATGAATTATTTGATACAAAGCTGTTCAGTGTGGCATTAAGGGGCTCAGTCCTGTTTGATGAGGGGTATGACCCTGATGACAGCACCTATTTAAAAGGTATGGAGGAACTGGACACACTGTTTTATACGGGTCTTGGATTTGAAAAACAGTTTGCCGGGTGGGAGATCAGCCTGGAAGTTTTACAGGATGTCAGCGGAGAACATGATGGCCAGGAAATAGAACTGGCTCTGGAATACCAATGGAGTGCGGCAGGCTTTGAATTCCGGCCAAACGTGAGCCTGATCTGGATGAGTGGGCGCACAGTCGATTATTTTTACGGTGTGTCTTCAAAGGAAGCCAGGGCTGACCGTAAGGCTTACTCACCCGGATCAAGCTATGAAATCGGTGCAGAACTCATGGTAGAGCGTCTCATCTTTGGGAACTTTTCTGCTGTTGGGTTTATCGGCATTTCAACATTTGGAGGCGATATCACGGACAGCCCCATTGTGGATGAGGATTACTCAACTCAGGTGGGTTTTGGCATTATGTACGCTTTTTAA
- a CDS encoding TolC family protein: MLKFLQRISLMHILLVGSLVTIYSCQTIQVQQRETIQSRLPETFVNLEIQNPGTRIYWKTSFPSNSLKKDVLMLIEKNYQIEAARARMKRAIAAFDIAESLAVPSLNASAGYERSRIKETTDRSSTTRSHIDIGTVLHWEPDIWGRLRAGQAAASLSIEEKKAMVDQVALDLQFLLVQAWIKYHGAVQMEKVLKDQRKTNNKILELIELRLAQGDGNALDVLQQQGHIAHINRALPDVISKKKQYSHAYAVLLGNLPDEGHQPGGEWPVLEKIPAISSPRELLGHRPDLRAVFYALQAADHEVAKAIADRLPRISISLNYTLGGPTIADIGRARELSFISGLLVPVFDAGRLKANVSVKKAQAFENLAILEQSVLNAFQEVEDVLVKENALFDEQCLLNEEVSIAMETVDRAKFQYLNGRQSFLSVLLALVKLQDLQQSDIELKQDLLINRGHLLKALSAQWSESHENF, encoded by the coding sequence ATGTTAAAGTTCTTGCAACGCATATCGCTGATGCATATCCTGCTTGTCGGCAGCCTTGTGACGATTTATTCGTGTCAAACCATTCAGGTCCAACAGCGCGAAACCATTCAATCAAGGCTGCCCGAGACGTTTGTCAATCTCGAAATCCAAAATCCAGGCACCAGGATATACTGGAAAACCAGTTTTCCCTCAAATTCGCTCAAAAAAGATGTGCTGATGCTTATTGAAAAAAATTATCAGATTGAAGCCGCCAGGGCCCGGATGAAAAGGGCCATTGCAGCGTTTGATATCGCAGAATCACTGGCGGTGCCGTCTTTGAATGCAAGTGCAGGTTATGAGCGGTCCAGAATTAAGGAAACAACCGATCGTTCGTCAACCACCCGGAGTCACATTGATATCGGAACGGTATTGCATTGGGAGCCGGATATCTGGGGCCGGCTGAGGGCAGGGCAGGCTGCTGCGTCTCTTTCCATAGAAGAAAAAAAGGCAATGGTTGATCAGGTTGCACTGGATTTACAGTTTCTTCTGGTCCAGGCCTGGATTAAATACCATGGGGCCGTCCAGATGGAAAAGGTATTGAAAGACCAGAGAAAAACCAATAACAAAATTTTGGAATTAATCGAATTGCGTTTGGCCCAGGGCGATGGAAATGCCTTGGATGTTCTCCAGCAACAGGGACATATTGCGCATATTAACCGGGCACTTCCGGATGTGATATCAAAAAAAAAGCAATATTCACATGCATACGCTGTTTTATTGGGCAACCTGCCGGATGAAGGCCATCAGCCGGGTGGTGAATGGCCGGTCCTGGAAAAGATACCAGCCATTTCAAGTCCACGGGAGTTGCTGGGACACCGCCCGGACTTAAGGGCTGTTTTTTATGCGCTGCAGGCTGCTGATCATGAGGTCGCAAAGGCCATTGCAGATCGACTGCCCCGTATATCAATCTCCTTGAATTATACCCTGGGTGGCCCGACAATTGCTGATATCGGAAGAGCCAGAGAACTTAGTTTTATCTCAGGATTGCTGGTGCCTGTTTTTGATGCCGGCCGACTGAAGGCCAACGTCTCTGTTAAAAAGGCCCAGGCGTTTGAAAACCTGGCAATCCTGGAACAATCCGTACTCAATGCATTCCAGGAAGTGGAAGATGTGCTGGTGAAAGAAAACGCTTTGTTCGACGAACAATGCCTGCTTAATGAAGAGGTTTCTATTGCGATGGAGACCGTTGACAGAGCCAAGTTTCAATACCTTAACGGTCGACAGTCTTTTTTGTCCGTCCTTCTGGCGCTGGTAAAGCTGCAAGACCTTCAGCAAAGTGACATTGAGTTGAAACAGGACCTGCTTATTAACCGAGGTCATCTTTTAAAAGCCCTCAGTGCACAATGGAGTGAATCACATGAAAATTTTTAA